A genomic region of Zea mays cultivar B73 chromosome 6, Zm-B73-REFERENCE-NAM-5.0, whole genome shotgun sequence contains the following coding sequences:
- the LOC103629569 gene encoding uncharacterized protein isoform X1: MMMTEEDERGKEIEKIHVDGTNKFVTEDNIFSEDEITNFQQHILEIIGSTQMAGRRFTQNGSSSTQIYAQMTLPYVSNQGGYMDLMMEQIRNSQGESVSELGNEMQSALCTQNETMNKNLLVAPCETYTQMILEEDSTLANADISKGGYMDLMMEQIYNSQGESVSEVGNEMQSGLCTQNETMNNNLLGEPCETYTQMILEENSPLASADISKEIFGECNEADTSKYGEAVYHRDLFEIMHVQQLTECAQNDDGKETKTSSASANFDDAEAETTNAGDEELTEDQIDAFIMSEQIAATEGNNASIDSKYTPQVGMEFKTRGDAEHFLFFYGFLAGFKPAITHTFRTSNKKEAMK, encoded by the exons atgatgatgacagaggaagatgAAAGAGGCAAAGAAATTGAAAAG ATTCATGTTGATGGTACTAACAAGTTTGTCACTGAAGACAACATATTCTCAGAAGATGAAATTACCAATTTTCAGCAGCATATATTGGAGATAATTGGAAGTACTCAG ATGGCTGGAAGGCGTTTTACTCAAAATGGATCAAGCAGTACTCAGATATACGCACAAATGACGCTGCCATATGTTTCAAACCAG GGTGGATACATGGATCTGATGATGGAACAGATACGTAACTCGCAAGGAGAATCAGTGAGTGAACTAGGCAATGAAATGCAAAGTGCCCTATGCACACAAAATGAAACCATGAACAAAAACCTACTAGTGGCCCCATGTGAGACATACACACAGATGATTCTTGAGGAGGACTCAACGCTTGCAAATGCAGACATATCCAAG GGTGGATACATGGATCTGATGATGGAACAGATATATAACTCGCAAGGAGAATCAGTGAGTGAAGTAGGCAATGAAATGCAAAGTGGCCTATGCACACAAAATGAAACAATGAACAACAACCTACTAGGAGAACCATGTGAGACATACACACAGATGATTCTTGAGGAAAACTCCCCGCTTGCAAGTGCAGACATATCCAAG GAGATATTTGGGGAATGCAATGAAGCTGATACATCTAAATATGGGGAAGCAGTATACCACAGGGATCTCTTTGAGATAATGCATGTACAACAACTAACTGAATGTGCGCAAAATGATGATGGAAAAGAAACTAAAACATCGAGTGCTAGTGCAAACTTTGATGATGCAGAAGCTGAAACAACAAATGCAGGAGATGAAGAGTTAACAGAGGATCAGATTGATGCCTTCATTATGAGTGAGCAGATAGCTGCAACAGAAGGGAACAATGCATCAATAGACAGCAAATACACACCTCAAGTTGGGATGGAATTTAAGACCAGGGGAGATGCAGAGCACTTCTTATTCTTCTATGGTTTTTTGGCTGGTTTTAAACCAGCAATCACCCACACTTTCAGGACTTCCAACAAAAAAGAAGCAATGAAGTAA
- the LOC103629569 gene encoding uncharacterized protein isoform X2, producing MMMTEEDERGKEIEKIHVDGTNKFVTEDNIFSEDEITNFQQHILEIIGSTQMAGRRFTQNGSSSTQIYAQMTLPYVSNQGGYMDLMMEQIRNSQGESVSELGNEMQSALCTQNETMNKNLLVAPCETYTQMILEEDSTLANADISKEIFGECNEADTSKYGEAVYHRDLFEIMHVQQLTECAQNDDGKETKTSSASANFDDAEAETTNAGDEELTEDQIDAFIMSEQIAATEGNNASIDSKYTPQVGMEFKTRGDAEHFLFFYGFLAGFKPAITHTFRTSNKKEAMK from the exons atgatgatgacagaggaagatgAAAGAGGCAAAGAAATTGAAAAG ATTCATGTTGATGGTACTAACAAGTTTGTCACTGAAGACAACATATTCTCAGAAGATGAAATTACCAATTTTCAGCAGCATATATTGGAGATAATTGGAAGTACTCAG ATGGCTGGAAGGCGTTTTACTCAAAATGGATCAAGCAGTACTCAGATATACGCACAAATGACGCTGCCATATGTTTCAAACCAG GGTGGATACATGGATCTGATGATGGAACAGATACGTAACTCGCAAGGAGAATCAGTGAGTGAACTAGGCAATGAAATGCAAAGTGCCCTATGCACACAAAATGAAACCATGAACAAAAACCTACTAGTGGCCCCATGTGAGACATACACACAGATGATTCTTGAGGAGGACTCAACGCTTGCAAATGCAGACATATCCAAG GAGATATTTGGGGAATGCAATGAAGCTGATACATCTAAATATGGGGAAGCAGTATACCACAGGGATCTCTTTGAGATAATGCATGTACAACAACTAACTGAATGTGCGCAAAATGATGATGGAAAAGAAACTAAAACATCGAGTGCTAGTGCAAACTTTGATGATGCAGAAGCTGAAACAACAAATGCAGGAGATGAAGAGTTAACAGAGGATCAGATTGATGCCTTCATTATGAGTGAGCAGATAGCTGCAACAGAAGGGAACAATGCATCAATAGACAGCAAATACACACCTCAAGTTGGGATGGAATTTAAGACCAGGGGAGATGCAGAGCACTTCTTATTCTTCTATGGTTTTTTGGCTGGTTTTAAACCAGCAATCACCCACACTTTCAGGACTTCCAACAAAAAAGAAGCAATGAAGTAA
- the LOC103629572 gene encoding uncharacterized protein has protein sequence MVKLIETFAVFCKSQRAAYREKVLIEAEKQFLHDFTFFKENLLVDFGQIVDVECIDSTCQVLCDKVRGCCSICKSRCTEAIIDSLKILAEAMTIKHQKFLNSNNLLAKDMDIKSDEKATKIDTNVQPVDVKSNEKGAGVGIVEASHGKAHVVITNPLITVPIQLETPIVNRLDGNNGTSLNPPAG, from the exons ATGGTTAAGTTGATTGAAACTTTTGCTGTTTTTTGCAAGTCTCAG AGAGCTGCTTATAGGGAGAAGGTGTTAATTGAAGCAGAGAAACAATTTCTGCATGATTTCACTTTTTTCAAGGAAAATTTATTAGTTGATTTTGGCCAAATAGTGGATGTCGAATGCATTGACAGTACTTGCCAAGTTCTGTGTGACAAGGTCAGGGGTTGTTGTTCAATTTGCAAGTCAAGGTGTACTGAAGCTATCATCGATTCTCTAAAAATTTTGGCTGAAGCAATGACTattaagcatcaaaagtttttgaaTTCCAACAACCTTCTGGCGAAAGATATGGATATTAAGTCAGATGAGAAAGCTACCAAAATTGATACCAATGTGCAGCCAGTTGATGTTAAGTCGAATGAGAAAGGGGCTGGTGTGGGCATTGTTGAGGCTTCTCATGGAAAAGCTCATGTGGTTATTACAAATCCCCTGATAACAGTGCCCATACAGTTGGAGACACCAATCGTTAATAGGCTGGATGGAAATAATGGAACATCTTTGAATCCACCAGCGGGTTAG